From a single Eleginops maclovinus isolate JMC-PN-2008 ecotype Puerto Natales chromosome 20, JC_Emac_rtc_rv5, whole genome shotgun sequence genomic region:
- the LOC134882380 gene encoding uncharacterized protein LOC134882380: MKHHSFNSNEGIGELFRNMFPDSEIAKSFALGKDKTGYIIKFGIAPYFKRQLVEAINNAGPYVLMFDESLNQSSKKKQMDIHIRFLEDGCVRSRYFGSQFLGHGRADDLLQHIKECVAKLNMRQLLSVGMDGPNVNFKLLDLLQKEHAELHGGAQVLMVGSCGLHTLHNAMKAGFTGWQIDKLLRALHYLFHNVPARREDYTNITGSSCFPLSFCGHRWVENVPVAERVLEVWTMIQKFVNAVEDKKVTKPNTASYDAILAAQGDPLLIPKLQFFLAIARSFNPFLKKYQTDEPVLPFLAEDLTELLLSLLRRFIKRELLQDQTPLQLIKLDISEEKNWVSLKRVDIGLGAESAIKVMSSFSNSHPFSRSWAEKKNLFPSNP, from the exons ATGAAACACCACTCGTTCAACTCGAACGAAGGCATAGGAGAGCTGTTCAGAAATATGTTCCCGGACTCCGAAATCGCCAAATCCTTCGCTTTGGGCAAGGATAAAACCGGGTACATAATAAAATTTGGCATCGCACCCTATTTTAAGAGGCAACTGGTTGAGGCCATAAATAATGCCGGACCGTACGTCCTTATGTTCGATGAGAGCCTCAATCAATcgtcaaagaaaaaacaaatggacataCACATTCGTTTTTTGGAGGATGGTTGTGTACGCTCGAGGTATTTTGGCTCACAATTCCTGGGACATGGGAGAGCTGACGATCTGTTGCAGCACATCAAA GAATGTGTTGCAAAACTCAACATGAGGCAGCTTCTCTCAGTAGGAATGGATGGCCCAAATGTAAATTTCAAACTCCTGGATCTCCTTCAAAAGGAACATGCTGAGCTGCATGGAGGTGCTCAAGTCCTGATGGTTGGGAGCTGTGGACTCCATACCCTCCACAATGCCATGAAGGCAGGCTTTACAGGCTGGCAAATTGACAAACTCCTGCGCGCTCTCCATTACCTCTTCCACAACGTTCCTGCCCGGAGAGAGGACTACACCAACATCACCGGGTCGTCCtgctttcccctctctttctgcggCCACAGATGGGTGGAAAATGTGCCGGTTGCAGAGAGAGTCCTGGAAGTTTGGACCATGATTCAGAAGTTTGTCAATGCTGTTGAGGATAAGAAGGTCACAAAACCAAACACGGCCTCTTATGATGCCATCCTGGCAGCACAAGGGGATCCACTCTTAATCCCAAAGCTTCAATTCTTCCTCGCCATTGCGAGAAGTTTTAACCCATTTCTCAAGAAGTACCAAACAGACGAGCCAGTGTTGCCTTTTTTGGCAGAAGATTTAACTGAGCTCCTGTTG AGTTTACTGCGGCGGTTCATCAAAAGGGAACTCCTACAGGACCAAACCCCCCTGCAGCTGATTAAATTGGACATCTCTGAGGAGAAGAACTGGGTCTCCCTCAAAAGGGTAGATATAGGCTTGGGGGCTGAATCTGCCATCAAG